CCCGTAGAGCGCCTCCTGCACAAGGGTCAAAGTCTCGATGGAGAAGGTCGAGAAGGTGGTGAAGGCGCCCAACAGGCCCACCAGCACGAAGGCGCGCCATTCCGAGCCCAGGGCCAGGCGCTCGAGCATGAACACCGACAGGAAGCCCATTGCCAGCGAACCGAGCAGATTCACCGCCAGGGTGCCCCA
The sequence above is a segment of the endosymbiont of unidentified scaly snail isolate Monju genome. Coding sequences within it:
- the crcB gene encoding fluoride efflux transporter CrcB — protein: MNQVLAIAAGGAIGAVMRFGVSSAVYGWLGRGFPWGTLAVNLLGSLAMGFLSVFMLERLALGSEWRAFVLVGLLGAFTTFSTFSIETLTLVQEALYGRALLNVLVSVTACVVAAFAGVILARQIG